Below is a window of Candidatus Nezhaarchaeales archaeon DNA.
GAAATTCGTACGAACTCCCTAACAGGTCCTTCGGAAATATAACTTCTTGAAGTAAACAATCGCAATGGGTGGAATACCCTCAATTTCCGAAATATTATCGGGTCCGTATAGAAGTCGGAGAGCTCAGCGATGGATCCTGGCCCTGTAAGCAATATGATCACCAAATCAGTTTCCTTGCTTCGTGAGTAATAAAACTCCTTTTCACGTAGATTACTAAAGCCATCAGGTAAATCCTCTGGAAGGTATGCTTTTATTCCTTCGTTTTGGATTGTATCTCTAACCTTTTTACGAAGCTCGTAACCTTCAGGATCCCCTTTTCCAGGTCCGAGAACAAGAATCTTCATCTTCTTCTTTACGTTTTCACGTATCCTTTTCCGAACATTCTGAGCTTCTTTCCAATCTTTTTCATAAGGTCTAAATTTTTCCTTTAGCTTGGGTTCTTCATTCTTCTCCAAGTCAGAAATTAACCTAATATATGCAGATAGGGGGATTGGATCGAGAATTGTATACTTGCTTTTACAGCCGGGGCATTCAACTTCTGATTTACCGCCACCTGCCTTAATCGTTGCATCAAACTTACGCTCGCAAATGCTGCAAAAAACCGTTAGCTTTAGCCTTTTGAGCATTACGAGGCTCATAGGCATCGCCCTGAATAGCGTGGAATAGTTTATGTAAGCTGAATTTCTCTAAACCATTTAATCCTTTCTTAACTATGTTTTTTGTACAGGGTTTCGTGAGCTTTCTGATGAGGAATAGGCTTTAATTAAGCCTTTTCTACCTTTAAGGGCTAAGACCGGTAGATCCAGATTCGATGATAGGCTACGGTAGACGTTAAGCCGTTGAAACAGCCTTCTCAACATTTAAACGACAGTATGGAGAATACTGCAAAAACATGGAAAGCATAAAGAACTAGAAGCCAAAGCATACATATATAACAATGAACCTATAAAGCAAAATTAAGAAAGAAACATAAAATTAGAGACCTAGACAATAAAGAATTAAGCTACAAAGCTCTACGCGATGTATTCCCTACTTTTCCGGTTATAGGCTTCGCTAAATATATTTACGGCTGCCTTAACGCCTAAATATGTCTAAAGTCCTCGATCTTTAAGGGGTGGAGGCTGTTGAGCGCTGGATTTGAGAGGTTTGGGAGGGTTAGCTATACTTCGGAGTCTAAGGCCGCTGAGTTCATTAGGTTTTTAGAGCAGGGTAGGGTGGCGGCTACTAAGTGTAGGAAGTGCGGTAGGCTTTACTTCCCGCCTAGGGTTGATTGTGCTGATTGCCTCTCGAGCGATGTGGAGTGGGTACCTTTAAGCGGTAAATGTAGGCTCTTAACCTATACGACTGTTTACTTCGCGCCTACTGGCTTTGAAAGTGACCTACCCTATACTTTGGCGTTAGCTGAATGCGAGGAAGGTGTTAAGGTGTTCGCTAGGGTAAGTAAGGAGGTTAAGGAGGAGCTTAAAATAGGCATGGAGCTTAGGCTAAGCCCGATCCGTTTGCCCGACGGGAGGCTAATGTATGAGTACCGGAAGCCTTGAAGCCTTCCCCTTTTTTAAGCTAAGGTTTTTAAGGGTTTTAACGCCTTAATTCTAGGACGAACCAGTACCTACCGAATAAATCTATAAACCTCGCCCAACGCTTAACGAAGTCCCTTATGCTAATTATGCCTACGAGGTTGCCGCTACTATCGGTAACGGCGAGCCTCCTAATTCCGTGGTCCATCATGATGTCTAGGGCCGACGTAACCGGTAGTTCGGGGCTTACGGTTAATACCGGTTTCGACATTACCTCTTCAACCTTGGTTTGAAGGGTTAGGTCTTCAGCTACGACGCGTCTTACTAGGTCCCTTTCGGTGATAATGCCTACAGGTTTACCGTTAGTAACTACTATGAGCGCTCCTATATCGTGGTCGCGCATAATTCTAGCCGCCTCCCTAATCGTTGTACCTGTTTTAACCGTTACCACGTCCTTGGTCATGATGTCTTCCACCCGGGGTATCAAGCGGCTACACCCGCTAACTACTATTGATTGGAGGCTTAAACGTTTAGCTCATCGGCTTTTAAAAGAAAGGTTGGGGGCTACGTTAACTCTACGGCTATGGCCGTTCCGCCGCCGCTTCCATGGCATAGGGTTGCTATGCCGCGTTTTAACCCCTTCACTCTTAACGCGTTGATAAGCGTAATAACTATACGGGCGCCGCTAGCACCTATTGGATGGCCTAGTGCTATAGCTCCGCCGAATACGTTTATCTTATCGTAGGGGACGTTGAAGTCTCTATGGAATATTACGTTGGTGGAGGCGAAGGCCTCGTTAACCTCGAAGAGGTCGAAGCCGTTTATATCCATCCCGAGCTTGGAGAGTAGCTTCTTCGTAGCTGGCACCGGGGCTTCACTAAAGCGTTCAGGTTTAACGCCGGCCCATGAATAGCCGAGGATTTTAGCTATAGGCTTTAACCCGAGCTCCTTCGCTTTATCAGCGCTAGCTAGGACTAGGGCCGCGGCTCCATCGGATATTTGCGACGAATTACCCGCCGTTAGCTTCCCGTCGGGTTTGAAGGCTGGCCTTAGCTTAGCCAGTTTTTCGATGCTAGTATCTCGACGTATTCCTTCATCGTAGTCGAACTCCTCAACGCCCACCTTAACCGGTACGATTTCACGCTTAAAGTATCCTTTATCCGTTGCTTCGGCGGCCCTCATATGGCTTCGGTAGGCTACTTCGTCGAGCTCCTCCCTAGTTATACCCCTATCATTAATAACGTCGTCAGCCTCCTCGCCCATAACCCTTCCAACTATAGGATCGGTGAGGCCGTCGTAGTACATGGTGTCGACGAACTTCATCTCCCTACCGAGTAGGAATCGTATACCCCAGCGAACGGACGGGTCTACGGCTAGGTAGCTATGGCTCATACACTCCATGCCGCCGGCTACGGCTAGGTCGAAGTCGCCGGCCTTTATGCCTTGAGACGCGTTTATGATGGCCATCTGCGATGAGCTACAGACTAGATCAACTGTTACGCCATCGACTTCGAACGGCACTCCGGCCTTAATGGAGGCCTGCCTCGAAGTATCTTGACCGTGGCCGGCCCTTATAACGTGGCCCATGAAGACCATGCCTAAATCCTTAGGTTCAACGCCTGAACGCTCCAGCGCGGCCTTAATGGCTATGGCTCCTAGGTCTTGAGGTTTAAAGTCCTTTAGCTTACCCCCGAACCTACCGATTGGTGTTCTCGCCGCCCCAACGATCCATACTTCACGCATACCTTCCACCTTCATGCTTAAAGCCGTTACAAGGTAAACGGCGGGAATATAAAAAGGTTCATGGGGTAGGCCTAGGCGGAAGCATTATAGCTAACGATTTAAGTAGGCTTTAACCCTTAAGGTATGGTGCTATGGATGGGTGAAACGCTTCGAGGGGGTTTTAAGCTTATTAACTACGACGTCAAGGATGGGGTAGCTAGGATTACGTTGAATAGGCCGCCGCTAAACGTAATGAATACCGAGATGATTCAAGAGGTTAGAAACGCCCTAATCGAAGCCGGTAGGAGCGATAACGTAAAGCTAGTAGTTATTACGGGGTCCGGTAGGGCGTTCTCGGCGGGGGCAGACGTTAGGGATCATATGCCGGATAGGGTTGAAGCGTTTATGAAGGCCTTTAACGACCTCCTTATAACGATCCTCGATCTAGATAAGCCGGTTATAGCGGCCGTTAACGGCTACGCGTTAGGAGGGGGCTGCGAATTAGCGTTAGCCTGCGATCTAGTGATAGCTACGTCTAACGCTCAGATAGGTCAACCCGAGGTTAACGTAGGCGTTTACCCTCCTTTAGCCGTAGTATTAATGCCGAAGCTACTCGGCTGGTTTAAGGCTTTTGAACTCGTAACGATCGGGGATCCGATTAGCGGTGAGGAAGCTGCGCGTATAGGTTTGGTTAATAAGGCGGTTCCGGCGGAAAAGCTTGAAGAAGAGGTTGTTAGGCTAACATCTAAGCTACTCGAGAAAAGCCCGATGGTTTTAAAGCTGACTAAGAAGGCGTTAAAGGCGGCTGGCGGTATTGAGGAGGTTAAAGCGCTTCTACGGAAGGCTACCGATATC
It encodes the following:
- a CDS encoding CBS domain-containing protein, with the protein product MIPRVEDIMTKDVVTVKTGTTIREAARIMRDHDIGALIVVTNGKPVGIITERDLVRRVVAEDLTLQTKVEEVMSKPVLTVSPELPVTSALDIMMDHGIRRLAVTDSSGNLVGIISIRDFVKRWARFIDLFGRYWFVLELRR
- a CDS encoding enoyl-CoA hydratase/isomerase family protein, producing the protein MGETLRGGFKLINYDVKDGVARITLNRPPLNVMNTEMIQEVRNALIEAGRSDNVKLVVITGSGRAFSAGADVRDHMPDRVEAFMKAFNDLLITILDLDKPVIAAVNGYALGGGCELALACDLVIATSNAQIGQPEVNVGVYPPLAVVLMPKLLGWFKAFELVTIGDPISGEEAARIGLVNKAVPAEKLEEEVVRLTSKLLEKSPMVLKLTKKALKAAGGIEEVKALLRKATDIYMNELMKTEDAVEGLKAFLEKRKPVWKGR
- a CDS encoding thiolase family protein codes for the protein MKVEGMREVWIVGAARTPIGRFGGKLKDFKPQDLGAIAIKAALERSGVEPKDLGMVFMGHVIRAGHGQDTSRQASIKAGVPFEVDGVTVDLVCSSSQMAIINASQGIKAGDFDLAVAGGMECMSHSYLAVDPSVRWGIRFLLGREMKFVDTMYYDGLTDPIVGRVMGEEADDVINDRGITREELDEVAYRSHMRAAEATDKGYFKREIVPVKVGVEEFDYDEGIRRDTSIEKLAKLRPAFKPDGKLTAGNSSQISDGAAALVLASADKAKELGLKPIAKILGYSWAGVKPERFSEAPVPATKKLLSKLGMDINGFDLFEVNEAFASTNVIFHRDFNVPYDKINVFGGAIALGHPIGASGARIVITLINALRVKGLKRGIATLCHGSGGGTAIAVELT
- a CDS encoding Zn-ribbon domain-containing OB-fold protein, producing the protein MSAGFERFGRVSYTSESKAAEFIRFLEQGRVAATKCRKCGRLYFPPRVDCADCLSSDVEWVPLSGKCRLLTYTTVYFAPTGFESDLPYTLALAECEEGVKVFARVSKEVKEELKIGMELRLSPIRLPDGRLMYEYRKP